The following coding sequences are from one Fimbriiglobus ruber window:
- a CDS encoding sterol desaturase family protein, whose amino-acid sequence MNLSALALSAGLSFLFLFLVFRPLELAFPARPGQRFFRPAWFTDLCFFLGQYLLWGSLVLWVLTLVGPGVGGIVPEWFRAAVASQPWWLGAAEVVLLSDIAVYWGHRLQHRVGFLWRFHAVHHSAEHLDWLAAHREHPVDTIYTACVINLPAFVLGFPLDAIAGFLVFRGVWAIYSRTRLK is encoded by the coding sequence ATGAACCTGTCCGCACTCGCGCTGTCGGCCGGCCTCAGCTTCCTGTTCCTGTTCCTCGTGTTTCGCCCGCTCGAACTCGCGTTCCCGGCCCGCCCGGGGCAGCGGTTTTTCCGCCCGGCGTGGTTCACGGACCTTTGCTTCTTCCTCGGCCAGTACCTCCTCTGGGGCAGCCTCGTGCTGTGGGTTCTGACACTGGTCGGGCCGGGGGTCGGGGGCATCGTCCCGGAATGGTTCCGCGCGGCCGTGGCGTCGCAGCCGTGGTGGCTCGGGGCCGCGGAAGTCGTCCTGCTGAGCGACATCGCGGTCTACTGGGGGCACCGCCTCCAGCACCGCGTCGGCTTCCTCTGGCGGTTCCACGCCGTCCACCACAGCGCCGAACACCTCGACTGGCTGGCCGCCCACCGCGAACACCCCGTCGACACGATCTACACCGCGTGCGTGATTAACCTCCCGGCGTTCGTCCTCGGGTTCCCGCTGGACGCGATCGCCGGCTTCCTGGTCTTCCGCGGCGTCTGGGCGATCTATTCTCGGACTCGCCTGAAGTGA
- a CDS encoding helix-turn-helix domain-containing protein, protein MRPQYSFPEPVVQAIADARYRHPDPRVQERMEILWLKTRNVTHSRIAELANVSRSTVQRTLRIYAAKGLDGVRSFGWKGQPSALTPHHGTIEDAFRRHPPHTAHEAARRIEDLTGVRRKASRVRQFLKEDLGMKCLKVAPIPVPPKKTVDEHARTQADFLKDGTGTEVGGSPRR, encoded by the coding sequence ATGCGTCCCCAATATTCGTTTCCCGAACCCGTGGTCCAAGCGATCGCGGACGCGCGCTATCGGCACCCGGACCCGCGTGTCCAAGAGCGGATGGAGATTCTCTGGCTCAAGACCCGGAACGTGACGCACAGTCGGATCGCGGAGTTGGCCAACGTGTCGCGCTCCACGGTGCAGCGGACCCTGCGGATCTATGCGGCGAAGGGTCTGGATGGGGTCCGATCGTTCGGCTGGAAGGGCCAACCCAGTGCGCTGACACCGCATCACGGGACGATCGAAGACGCGTTTCGCCGGCACCCGCCGCACACGGCCCACGAGGCGGCGCGGCGGATCGAGGACCTGACGGGCGTCCGACGCAAGGCGTCGCGGGTGCGCCAGTTCTTGAAAGAGGATCTGGGGATGAAATGCCTGAAGGTGGCACCCATCCCGGTGCCGCCCAAGAAAACGGTCGACGAACACGCCCGCACGCAGGCGGATTTTTTAAAAGACGGAACTGGAACCGAAGTTGGCGGAAGCCCGCGACGGTAA
- a CDS encoding IS630 family transposase: MAEARDGKRTVYFVDASHFVLASFLGWVWCFVRLHVRAASGRQRYNVLGALNAVTHELVTEINTTYITATSVCALLRKIAALGGSLPITLVLDNARYQRCALVEHTAKALGIELLFLPSYSPNLNLIERLWKFVKKEALNSRHHQDFKKFQEAIDHCLADLPTKHREKLATLMTHKFQTWDNVSLLDA; encoded by the coding sequence TTGGCGGAAGCCCGCGACGGTAAGCGGACGGTGTACTTCGTGGACGCGTCGCACTTCGTCTTGGCGTCGTTCCTGGGGTGGGTGTGGTGCTTCGTCCGGTTACATGTCCGGGCCGCGTCGGGACGGCAGAGGTACAACGTGCTGGGTGCGCTGAACGCGGTCACGCACGAGCTGGTGACAGAAATCAACACGACGTACATCACGGCCACCTCGGTGTGTGCGTTGCTCCGCAAGATCGCGGCCCTCGGTGGGTCATTGCCGATCACGCTGGTACTCGACAACGCCCGCTACCAGCGGTGCGCGCTGGTGGAGCACACGGCCAAGGCACTCGGGATCGAGTTGTTGTTCCTGCCGTCGTATTCGCCGAACCTGAACTTGATCGAGCGACTCTGGAAGTTCGTGAAGAAGGAGGCGTTGAACAGCCGCCACCATCAGGACTTCAAGAAGTTCCAGGAGGCCATCGACCATTGCTTGGCGGATCTGCCGACGAAACACCGAGAGAAACTGGCGACCCTGATGACCCACAAATTCCAGACGTGGGACAATGTGTCACTCCTGGACGCGTAA
- a CDS encoding sterol desaturase family protein: MCHSWTRKVYIHSNVRLPVGPLRVLLGSPEIHHWHHDRDRDAGNYANLSPLMDVLFGTYHRPPHEPESFGLNEPAPKTYLAFMIQPFLPRARRNEPPRVDTDVQKYAEIEACADVSCRNRLFGETAS; encoded by the coding sequence ATGTGTCACTCCTGGACGCGTAAAGTATATATCCACTCCAACGTCCGCCTGCCCGTCGGCCCGCTGCGAGTGCTTCTCGGGTCGCCCGAGATCCACCACTGGCACCACGACCGCGACCGGGACGCCGGCAACTACGCCAACCTCTCGCCGCTCATGGACGTCCTGTTCGGCACCTACCACCGGCCGCCGCACGAGCCCGAAAGCTTCGGGCTCAACGAGCCGGCGCCCAAGACGTATTTGGCCTTTATGATCCAGCCGTTCCTACCGCGCGCCCGGCGGAACGAGCCGCCGAGAGTGGACACGGATGTGCAGAAATATGCGGAGATCGAGGCGTGCGCAGATGTCAGTTGCCGGAACCGTCTTTTTGGCGAAACAGCAAGCTGA